In the genome of Micromonospora sp. Llam0, the window GGTCATGCTCCGCGTCTGGATCGTCCTCGATCGCCGGCCGCCACCTCCACGAGTCGTCGTGGGTCTCGGCCCTCCCGCTGCTATCCGGATTTCCTGCCACAACGGCCCTCTCAAGTAGGTCACACAGCAAAGTGAACGCGGGGCGGCCCGCCGCGTGTATCAGCGCCGGCGCGGTGCTTCTCAGCACCTCTGCGTAGTCGTAGCCACTCATCCGGTTGGCGCTACGCCCCCGACGCGGCGGCACTGCCGCGAGCAGCGCCTTTGCCAGGCTCAAGGCAGCCTCAGGATGTCCGCCTGTAGCCAGGTGCACGATTAGCTCGCCCACCGCCTCGGGAGCAAGCACGCCATACTCACCGGGCACAGCCGACGTGATCTGCGGCGCCAGTTGCACTGCGAGGTCGGCGGGCAGGGCGAGCGCGATCTGCATCAGGTTCCACGTCACACGACTGTTTTCAGTAGCTGGCACGGACCGTGCCGCATCGAGCACACCCGTTGGATCGTCAGCCGATATCCGCACGAGGTAGTCCGTCTCTGGCCACGGGGGCAAGGTCACCGACTGATCCTCACCGAAAACCGGGGCCGGCGGCGTCGCGAAGAACCCCTCCTCGCGCAGCGGACCTATCCAGTCCGCCGTCGCGCGGCTGAAAAAATAGTGCCGGGTAACGAAGTTTGAACGGAATCGGTCCTTAAGCACCCTAGCCTCAGACCGTCTAGGTGGCACCGCCCCAAGCAACTCGTCGAGACGAGCGAATACCTCGACATAGCGGTCGCGGCAACGCTCTAGCACCTCATCGAGCATCAGCTCGAAGTCCCGTACGAGGTCGCGGAACTCGCCGTCCAACCGACGTGGCGAACCAAGTCCCGACCGATGGGCCCACCCTGCGAGGCTGCGTGGTCCTCCCTGAACGCCCAGAGTCAGCCAGAATTCCGCGACCGGTGACGCCGGGTCAACCCCCAGCACTCCGAGCACCGCTTTGATTGAATTCTGATGCCCAGAAATCTTCTCCATCGATGGTTCGAGTACCGCGCGCAGCGCGCTTTCGACTTCTCGGAGAGCATGGCCGATCAGGTGGGTAGCCGTTGGCCGTGGCGGCTCCTCCGCCAACAACTCGCATGCATCGCGAAAGAACTCAGCCGCACTCTCGCTGACCAAGCGTCCAAGTAGCCGGTAGATCCGGATCTGGCGGGGCGACAAGATCGACGCCAGATCACCGGAGTTCGACACATCAATCCCCTCGGCTCGTCGCCAGCGGAGCCTACCGGTCGCCGGTGTCGCCTGGCAGGAAGCGCCCATCGGGACGAGCGCCGGGATGAACCTCGGCGACTTCGGCCCCCGGGCATCGATCGGATCGTCGCCCGTATAGAACGTGCGGTCATCTACCGCTTCGGGTTTCGCCGCCTGATGTGGCGTCGATGGGTACTACACCGGCTCCGACGCCGAGACTGCCTGCCCGAAGCGCCAAGCTTCGACGGTAGGGTTCGGAGTCGCTTGGGGCACAGTGAGGTACAGGTGGGGTGATAGCGCCCAGGGCAGCCTCCGATATCGATGGTGACGAGTCGAGGTCGGTGTAAGCGGAGCGCCGCCCCGCGCCTCCCAAGTTGCTCCCGGAATGTTCGAGACCTGGGAGGTCAGCGGCAACGTCTGACCCGCGTCTCGGGCCGCGTTTGCCTCCGCGTCTCGCCGAAGGCAAGACCGTCAAGAACCGGCTGCATCTCGACGTACGGGTTGGCACCGGTCTCGTCGGTGACGAGCGGGTGGCCGCGCTCGAAGCCGAATGCGCCCGGCTGGTCGCGCTCGGCGCGGTACGCGTACGGCTGCTGCGCGCCGACGGTGTCAGCGAGTCGTGCCTCGTCATGCAGGACGTCGAGGGCAACGAGTTCTGCCTCGACTGAGCAGAGAAAGACAGGTGATCGCTGCCGTCGCTGGCCGTACGGCGGTCAAATCGATGGCGTCGGGGAGACCTCGGCGGCACACTGGCGGCCATGCAGGCACAGGTACGAGACGTCGCCGATCTGGTGGCCGCCGGCCACCCGGTGAAGTTCCTGTTCTTCTGGGGCCATCAGCCGGAGGCGGACGGCAGCGTCGGCGCGGGTTGCCTCAGCCAGTGGTCGCCGATCGGCTTTACTGTGGACGGTGTCACGTTCGCCACCGCCGAGCACTACATGATGTGGCGAAAGGCGGTCCTGTTCGACGACCAGGTGATGGCCGAACGGATCCTCGTCGCACCCCATCCTCGCGCCGCCAAGGTGCTCGGCGGCCGGGTCGCCGGGTTCGACCAGCGGACGTGGAACGCCCATCGCGTCCCGATCGTGGTCGCCGGAAACCTGGCCAAGTTCAGCCAGCACCCCGACCTGCGCGCGTATCTGCTCGCCACCGGGCAACGCGTGCCGGTCGAGGCCAGCCCAATGGACCGGATCTGGGGCATCGGGCTGACCCGCGACGATCCCGCCGCCACCGACCCCGCCCGGTGGCGCGGCCTCAACCTGCTCGGCTTCGCCCTCATGCGGGTGCGGGACACGCTGCGGGAGCAGGCGGGCGAGTAGCCGTGGCCGGGTCGGCGGGTTCACCGCCGGGTCGGGCTGATTCCCTCCAGGGCGAGACGCATCAGCCGTTGCGCCTCGGTCGCGCTGGCCGACTCCGTGGCCAGCGCGATCGCGTTGACGAGGGTCACC includes:
- a CDS encoding VOC family protein, yielding MLPECSRPGRSAATSDPRLGPRLPPRLAEGKTVKNRLHLDVRVGTGLVGDERVAALEAECARLVALGAVRVRLLRADGVSESCLVMQDVEGNEFCLD
- a CDS encoding NADAR family protein; translated protein: MQAQVRDVADLVAAGHPVKFLFFWGHQPEADGSVGAGCLSQWSPIGFTVDGVTFATAEHYMMWRKAVLFDDQVMAERILVAPHPRAAKVLGGRVAGFDQRTWNAHRVPIVVAGNLAKFSQHPDLRAYLLATGQRVPVEASPMDRIWGIGLTRDDPAATDPARWRGLNLLGFALMRVRDTLREQAGE